The following are encoded together in the Anopheles nili chromosome 3, idAnoNiliSN_F5_01, whole genome shotgun sequence genome:
- the LOC128727457 gene encoding ras-GEF domain-containing family member 1B produces MAMYYYASKLSAVACGTRCRQGLARRQRTGARTNRPGQQGVGSGGGAGNGGSAGGGKKDDDEDSDDNGKDKKALSSFCCESTNDTIVISVKSSEQPEVCCESTPTLLHTGSLGTGGVMYGNGTIVSGPVDSLIDLLMPGNAEEFDQDYVFSFLLSARFFIRSYELLGKLLESIPDPEPLERIVPLLGVWTRMFPYDFRDERMMNHVKHIVARCADTKLAKVVPQLLCALLARLTELENHEEELRSYQSTVDNKTESVSWPTATQLAQLLCRIERKLARHVGPEEFVQCSPNLLKDPNREDFTPKPSSAAGSTASTSLDGKKTCNLESYLEWSARLRLLVANEILKCRNIQDRNRQFELWSGAAQYCLLVGNYNSATAILESFDLPPVARLQVTWSKLSSTTSQQLDCMQRHAEGCGSLWSKQTEHHHGPGGTGEGRRGILVGTATNGSSKASTSAVSPSAPVATGSGPIARSSSNEWVVMPVFVDIIKLALKAREDCCVRLPNGHINMTAFDRLAAIVGAFTKHMSQVNQTLPDVGQYATLCQFMQSCKLLNETELMLASFECEPPTSAEKELYDVA; encoded by the exons ATGGCTATGTACTACTATGCTAGCAAGCTCTCGGCAGTCGCATGCGGCACACGCTGCCGGCAAGGATTAGCGCGCCGCCAGCGCACCGGCGCCCGCACAAACCGGCCGGGTCAGCAGGGCGTCGGGTCGGGCGGTGGTGCGGGCAATGGTGGTAGCGCGGGTGGTGGCAAgaaggacgacgatgaagacTCCGACGATAATGGCAAAGATAAAAAG GCGCTGTCGAGTTTCTGCTGCGAAAGCACCAACGATACCATTGTGATATCGGTGAAGTCGTCCGAGCAGCCGGAAGTGTGCTGCGAAAGCACCCCAACCCTTCTG CACACGGGCAGCCTCGGAACCGGTGGTGTGATGTACGGCAACGGGACAATTGTTTCCGGGCCGGTGGACTCGCTAATAGATTTGCTGATGCCCGGTAACGCGGAAGAATTCGATCAG GACTACGTTTTCTCGTTTCTGCTGTCGGCTCGGTTCTTCATTCGGTCGTACGAGCTGCTCGGGAAGCTGCTGGAATCGATCCCGGACCCGGAACCGCTCGAGCGCATCGTGCCGTTGCTCGGCGTCTGGACGCGCATGTTCCCGTACGACTTCCGCGACGAGCGCATGATGAATCACGTCAAACATATCGTAGCTAG ATGCGCGGACACCAAGCTCGCCAAAGTGGTGCCCCAACTACTGTGTGCCTTGCTGGCTCGACTTACTGAGCTGGAAAACCACGAGGAGGAACTCAGAAGCTATCAATCAACCGTAGACAATAAG ACTGAATCCGTAAGCTGGCCAACGGCGACCCAGCTGGCACAGTTGCTGTGCCGAATCGAACGCAAACTGGCCCGCCACGTTGGTCCCGAGGAGTTTGTCCAGTGCAGCCCAAACCTGCTAAAGGACCCGAACCGGGAGGACTTCACACCGAAACCATCATCAGCGGCCGGATCCACCGCGTCGACATCGCTCGACGGCAAGAAGACCTGCAATCTCGAGAGCTACCTAGAGTGGTCcgctcggttgcggttgctCGTGGCCAATGAGATACTGAAG TGCCGCAACATTCAGGACCGCAACAGGCAGTTCGAGCTGTGGAGCGGTGCGGCCCAGTACTGTCTGCTGGTGGGGAACTACAACAGCGCCACGGCCATTTTGGAATCGTTTGATCTGCCACCCGTAGCGCGGCTGCAAGTTACG TGGAGCAAATTGTCATCGACAACGAGCCAGCAGCTCGACTGCATGCAGCGTCACGCGGAAGGATGCGGCAGCTTGTGGAGCAAACAGACGGAACACCACCATGGACCGGGAGGTACCGGAGAAGGCCGCCGAGGCATCCTGGTCGGGACGGCCACAAATGGCTCCTCGAAAGCGTCGACCTCGGCCGTCAGTCCATCGGCACCGgtcgccaccggaagcggccCGATAGCCCGATCGAGCTCCAACGAGTGGGTTGTGATGCCGGTTTTTGTCGACATCATCAAGCTAGCCCTCAAGGCACGGGAGGACTGCTGCGTGAG GCTCCCAAACGGTCACATAAACATGACGgctttcgatcgattggcagCCATCGTAGGCGCTTTCACCAAGCACATGAGCCAGGTCAATCAGACACTACCGGACGTCGGCCAATACGCAACGCTTTGCCAGTTCATGCAGAGCTGTAAGCTTCTCAACGAAACAG AGCTCATGCTGGCGTCATTCGAATGCGAACCACCGACGTCCGCCGAGAAGGAGCTGTACGACGTTGCATAG